The following coding sequences lie in one Rutidosis leptorrhynchoides isolate AG116_Rl617_1_P2 chromosome 4, CSIRO_AGI_Rlap_v1, whole genome shotgun sequence genomic window:
- the LOC139904189 gene encoding heparanase-like protein 3 gives MGSLFLQMGVCIWVVLISLSCNLVDSQIESRHGVLQGSVFIDGKGAIAKIDSNFICATMDWWPPEKCDYGTCSWGNASLLNVDLNNKIFKNAIKAFSTLKIRLGGTLQDKVVYQTENSPKPCTGFSINNTQLFKYTDGCLPLSRWDQLNNFFRETGVEIIFGLNALTGRKVVPDHPAVGPWDSANAESLMRYTVKKNYAIYAWELGNELSANGVGTSVTAAQYALDTLTLRNIVQEIYEGIEPKPRIIAPGGFFDPNWFKEFVDKTPETLDIITHHIYNLGPGVDQHLVEKILDPSYLDGEANTFKQLEIILKTSITSASAWVGEAGGAYNSGHNLVTNAFVFSFWYLDQLGMSSVYDTKTYCRQTLIGGNYGLLNTTTFEPNPDYYSALLWHRLMGRKVLSTNFSGTKKIRAYAHCAKESKGIVLLLINLDNKTTVDVSLSLNNTWIVQNLKSHHHHHHRHKANRPRNSKIGGINTREEYHLTAKNGDLHSQVMLLNGKELAVNSNGEIPPLEPLYADSSEAISVAPFSIVFAHIPHLTLYACSN, from the exons ATGGGTTCTTTATTTCTGCAAATGGGTGTTTGTATTTGGGTTGTTTTGATTAGTTTAAGTTGTAATCTTGTGGATTCACAAATTGAAAGTAGGCATGGTGTTCTTCAAGGAAGTGTTTTTATTGATGGGAAAGGTGCCATTGCAAAGATTGATAGTAACTTTATATGTGCAACAATGGACTGGTGGCCACCTGAGAAGTGTGATTATGGTACTTGTAGCTGGGGTAATGCATCTCTCCTAAATGTG GACCTAAACAACAAAATTTTCAAGAATGCCATTAAAG CTTTTTCTACACTAAAGATCAGATTAGGAGGGACTTTGCAAGACAAAGTTGTTTACCAAACTGAAAATAGTCCCAAACCATGCACCGGATTCTCGATAAACAATACACAGTTATTTAAGTATACTGATGGCTGCCTACCTCTATCAAGATGGGATCAACTAAACAACTTCTTTAGAGAAACAGG GGTGGAGATTATTTTCGGTTTGAACGCACTTACCGGTAGGAAAGTGGTGCCTGATCATCCAGCAGTTGGTCCTTGGGATTCTGCAAATGCTGAATCTTTGATGCGTTACACGGTTAAAAAAAATTACGCCATTTATGCTTGGGAGCTTG GGAATGAGTTAAGTGCAAATGGAGTTGGAACAAGCGTAACAGCAGCTCAATACGCTTTAGACACATTGACCTTACGAAACATAGTTCAAGAAATCTACGAGGGGATCGAGCCTAAACCACGGATCATTGCACCCGGTGGTTTCTTTGATCCCAACTGGTTCAAGGAGTTTGTAGACAAAACACCTGAAACCCTAGACATTATCACTCATCACATATACAATCTTGGTCCAG GGGTTGATCAACATCTTGTTGAAAAGATACTCGATCCATCGTATCTTGATGGTGAGGCTAATACGTTTAAGCAACTCGAAATTATCCTCAAGACCTCTATAACTTCTGCTTCTGCTTGGGTTGGTGAAGCTGGTGGTGCTTATAATAGTGGACATAATCTTGTCACCAATGCATTTGTCTTCAGTTTCTG GTACTTGGATCAGCTAGGAATGTCATCTGTTTATGACACAAAAACATACTGCCGGCAAACTTTGATCGGAGGCAACTATGGTTTACTCAATACTACAACATTTGAACCCAATCCAGATTACTACAG CGCTCTTCTGTGGCATCGGTTGATGGGTAGAAAGGTTCTTTCTACAAATTTCAGTGGAACGAAGAAAATTCGAGCTTATGCACATTGTGCCAAAGAATCT AAGGGAATAGTGCTACTACTTATCAATCTAGATAACAAAACTACGGTTGATGTAAGCTTATCTCTAAATAATACTTGGATTGTGCAAAATCTcaaatctcatcatcatcatcatcatcggcaTAAAGCAAACAGGCCACGTAATTCCAAAATCGGTGGAATAAACACAAGAGAAGAATACCATTTAACGGCCAAAAACGGAGATTTACATAGTCAAGTGATGCTGCTAAATGGTAAAGAGTTGGCTGTAAATTCAAATGGGGAAATACCACCATTGGAGCCTTTGTATGCAGATTCTTCGGAGGCCATAAGTGTTGCTCCTTTTTCTATTGTGTTTGCTCATATACCACATCTTACTTTGTATGCTTGCAGCAATTAA